From the Amycolatopsis thermoflava N1165 genome, one window contains:
- a CDS encoding L-fucose/L-arabinose isomerase family protein produces MARIGVISISDGRDHVHARNARFIQSKQDELVRSLTAAGHDVVAGPDLVATNTLATSVAREVAAAGVDVTIFYYAVWSFPHFTMLAADATRSPLILVASTDPTEPGLVGMLAAGGALDQIGRAHTRMWGAPDDADLAGRVGAHARAAAAVASLRGSTFGRFGGRPMGMNTAVANTDQWMRQFGVDVEEIDQYELVLRAEKADVGEAAKARRWIEEHAAGVHYDGQKLTPELLERQIRSYLAIRDIIDERKLDFSGIKGQPELTEHFATMDVTEAFLNDPYDWNGPKPVHVTATEADMDGALTMQLMHKISGDPVLFADVRHYHADRDIWDLCNSGQHATWYAARSDDPAENLAKVHFYPEVFFFPAGGASVQHIAAPGQMTLGRLTRQAGEYRLQLMLGEFENYDDETNESLMRQSTPEWPHAWARLDAPAETFLSQFGANHIHAIPGDRRAELRAAAGLLGVDVHEWSRD; encoded by the coding sequence GTGGCCCGCATCGGTGTGATCAGCATTTCCGACGGGCGTGACCATGTGCACGCGCGCAACGCCCGGTTCATCCAGTCCAAACAGGACGAGCTCGTGCGCTCGCTGACCGCGGCCGGGCACGACGTGGTCGCGGGGCCGGACCTGGTCGCGACCAACACGCTGGCCACGTCGGTGGCGCGGGAGGTCGCCGCCGCCGGGGTGGACGTCACGATCTTCTACTACGCGGTGTGGAGCTTTCCGCACTTCACGATGCTCGCCGCGGACGCCACGCGCAGCCCGCTGATCCTGGTCGCCAGCACCGACCCCACCGAGCCGGGGCTGGTCGGCATGCTCGCCGCCGGCGGCGCGCTGGACCAGATCGGCCGCGCCCACACCCGGATGTGGGGCGCGCCGGACGACGCGGACCTGGCCGGCCGGGTCGGCGCGCACGCGCGGGCCGCCGCCGCGGTCGCGTCGCTGCGCGGGTCCACCTTCGGCCGCTTCGGCGGCCGCCCGATGGGCATGAACACCGCGGTCGCCAACACCGACCAGTGGATGCGCCAGTTCGGCGTCGACGTCGAGGAGATCGACCAGTACGAGCTGGTGCTGCGCGCGGAGAAGGCCGACGTCGGCGAAGCGGCCAAGGCGCGCCGCTGGATCGAGGAGCACGCCGCCGGTGTCCACTACGACGGCCAGAAGCTCACGCCCGAGCTGCTGGAGCGGCAGATCCGGTCGTACCTGGCGATCCGCGACATCATCGACGAGCGCAAGCTCGACTTCTCCGGCATCAAGGGCCAGCCGGAGCTGACCGAGCACTTCGCCACGATGGACGTCACCGAGGCGTTCCTCAACGACCCCTACGACTGGAACGGCCCCAAGCCGGTGCACGTCACCGCCACCGAGGCGGACATGGACGGCGCGCTGACCATGCAGCTCATGCACAAGATCTCCGGTGACCCGGTGCTGTTCGCCGACGTGCGCCACTACCACGCCGACCGCGACATCTGGGACCTGTGCAACTCCGGCCAGCACGCCACCTGGTACGCCGCGCGCAGCGACGACCCGGCGGAGAACCTGGCGAAGGTCCACTTCTATCCGGAGGTGTTCTTCTTCCCCGCGGGTGGCGCGTCGGTCCAGCACATCGCCGCGCCAGGGCAGATGACGCTGGGGCGGCTCACCCGGCAGGCCGGGGAGTACCGTCTGCAGCTGATGCTGGGCGAGTTCGAGAACTACGACGACGAGACCAACGAGTCCCTGATGCGGCAGTCCACGCCGGAGTGGCCGCACGCGTGGGCGCGGCTGGACGCGCCCGCCGAGACGTTCCTGTCGCAGTTCGGGGCCAACCACATCCACGCCATCCCGGGCGACCGCCGCGCCGAGCTGCGGGCCGCGGCCGGCCTGCTCGGCGTCGACGTGCACGAGTGGTCCCGTGACTGA
- a CDS encoding ABC transporter permease, producing the protein MNGATLQTGPVLAVVLAALVVVGALAVWLGRLGPGWAVATAAGRAIVQLGAVSLLITAVLRSGWLTGLFVLLMFTVAAVTSARRVGLRLRRVPWIAVALACGVLPVLALVLGSGVAPLEPIAVVPIAGIVIGGAMSATSQAARRALDELATRHGEYEAALALGFLPRAAALEICRPSAGQALIPALDQTRTVGLVTLPGAYVGVLLGGASPVQAGVTQVLVLTGLLAAEAIAVLVVVQLVAAGLVDRG; encoded by the coding sequence GTGAACGGTGCGACGCTGCAGACCGGGCCGGTGCTGGCCGTCGTCCTCGCCGCGCTCGTCGTGGTGGGCGCCCTCGCGGTGTGGCTCGGCCGGCTCGGGCCCGGGTGGGCGGTCGCCACGGCGGCCGGCCGCGCGATCGTCCAGCTGGGCGCGGTGTCGCTGCTGATCACCGCCGTGCTCCGGTCCGGCTGGCTGACCGGGCTGTTCGTGCTGCTCATGTTCACCGTCGCCGCGGTCACCTCGGCCCGCCGCGTCGGGCTCCGGCTGCGCCGCGTGCCGTGGATCGCCGTCGCCCTGGCGTGCGGTGTTCTCCCGGTGCTCGCGCTGGTGCTGGGGTCGGGTGTGGCGCCGCTGGAGCCGATCGCGGTGGTGCCGATCGCCGGCATCGTCATCGGCGGCGCCATGAGCGCGACGTCCCAGGCCGCCCGCCGCGCCCTCGACGAGCTGGCCACGCGGCACGGCGAGTACGAAGCCGCGCTCGCGCTCGGTTTCCTGCCGCGGGCGGCCGCGCTGGAGATCTGCCGTCCCAGCGCCGGGCAGGCGCTGATCCCCGCGCTCGACCAGACCCGCACGGTCGGCCTGGTGACCCTGCCCGGCGCCTACGTCGGCGTGCTGCTCGGCGGGGCCAGCCCGGTGCAGGCCGGGGTGACGCAGGTGCTGGTCCTGACCGGTCTGCTGGCGGCCGAGGCGATCGCCGTGCTCGTGGTGGTCCAGCTCGTGGCGGCGGGACTGGTCGATCGCGGTTAG
- a CDS encoding terpene synthase family protein gives MQAFTLPEFYVPHPARINPNLEGTRAHSMDWARRMGMLDAAKPGGGVVWTEAALAEMDYALMCAYTHPDCEGPALDLITDWYVWVFFFDDHFLEQFKYSRDMAGAKEYLDRLELFMTAPGQEPPEPANPAEAGLKDLWERTIPAMSEGWRRRFTLSTHNLMVESMWELANIDLGRVANPIEYIQMRRRVGGAPWSANLVEYAVRAEVPDRLSATRPVEVLSDTFADAVHLRNDLFSYQREVQEEGENSNAVLVLERFLGCSTQEAAELVNDLLTSRLQQFEDTALVDVPALLAEHAALPHEQIAVGAYVKGLQDWQSGGHEWHARSSRYMNEGAAGGGSSRLTAGPVLRTRTQQRDHVPFTKVGHLPLPEIYMPYAFRTSPHLDEAREHNAQWCREMGFYDSVPGVEAGGVWDEERLRGIDLAHCASMIHADADPDELHLSTAWLAWGTYGDDYFPAVFGAGRNVPAAKVTNDRLSLFMPLDAGETPEPLTPLERGLQDLWRRTATPLSGDARRVFRKAVEDMTASWVWELANQAQNRIPDPIDYVEMRRRTFGSDMTMSLARITHLTEVPPELFGTRTLRELETAAQDYACFANDLFSYQKEIEFEGELHNMVLVVEHFLGLDRLAARDVVNDLMTARMGQFEHILATDLPQLFEDAELDQPARDALLRHADELKDWMSGILEWHRQCVRYTEPELKRLTTPAAPAFPAGLGMSALRLADRFRAASA, from the coding sequence ATGCAGGCCTTCACTCTGCCCGAGTTCTACGTCCCCCATCCGGCCAGGATCAACCCGAACCTGGAGGGCACCCGCGCGCACAGCATGGACTGGGCGCGTCGCATGGGCATGCTCGACGCGGCCAAGCCCGGCGGGGGTGTGGTGTGGACCGAGGCGGCGCTGGCCGAGATGGACTACGCCCTCATGTGCGCCTACACGCACCCGGACTGCGAGGGCCCGGCCCTCGACCTGATCACCGACTGGTACGTCTGGGTGTTCTTCTTCGACGACCACTTCCTCGAACAGTTCAAGTACTCCCGCGACATGGCTGGCGCGAAGGAGTACCTGGACCGCCTCGAGCTGTTCATGACCGCGCCCGGCCAGGAGCCGCCGGAGCCGGCGAACCCCGCCGAGGCCGGGCTGAAGGACCTGTGGGAGCGCACGATCCCGGCGATGTCGGAGGGGTGGCGGCGGCGGTTCACCCTGAGCACCCACAACCTGATGGTCGAGTCGATGTGGGAACTGGCGAACATCGACCTGGGCCGCGTCGCCAACCCCATCGAGTACATCCAGATGCGGCGGCGGGTCGGCGGGGCGCCGTGGTCGGCGAACCTGGTCGAGTACGCCGTGCGGGCCGAGGTGCCCGACCGGTTGTCGGCGACGCGGCCCGTCGAGGTCCTGTCCGACACGTTCGCCGACGCCGTGCACCTGCGCAACGACCTGTTCTCCTACCAGCGCGAGGTGCAGGAGGAGGGCGAGAACTCCAACGCCGTGCTGGTGCTCGAACGGTTCCTCGGCTGTTCCACCCAGGAGGCGGCCGAGCTGGTCAACGACCTCCTGACGTCCCGGCTGCAGCAGTTCGAGGACACCGCCTTGGTCGACGTGCCCGCGCTGCTGGCCGAGCACGCGGCCCTGCCGCACGAGCAGATCGCCGTCGGGGCGTACGTCAAGGGACTGCAGGACTGGCAGTCCGGCGGTCACGAGTGGCACGCGCGGTCCAGCCGCTACATGAACGAGGGCGCGGCCGGCGGCGGCTCCAGCCGGCTCACGGCCGGACCGGTCCTGCGCACCCGCACGCAGCAGCGTGACCACGTGCCGTTCACGAAGGTCGGGCACCTGCCGCTGCCGGAGATCTACATGCCGTACGCGTTCCGCACGAGCCCGCACCTGGACGAGGCGCGCGAGCACAACGCGCAGTGGTGCCGGGAAATGGGTTTCTACGATTCCGTGCCGGGTGTGGAGGCCGGCGGGGTGTGGGACGAGGAACGGCTGCGGGGGATCGACCTGGCGCACTGCGCGTCGATGATCCACGCGGACGCCGATCCGGACGAGCTGCACCTGTCCACGGCGTGGCTGGCGTGGGGCACCTACGGCGACGACTACTTCCCGGCGGTGTTCGGCGCGGGCCGCAACGTGCCCGCCGCGAAGGTGACCAACGACCGGCTGTCGCTGTTCATGCCACTGGACGCGGGGGAGACGCCGGAGCCGCTGACCCCGCTCGAGCGCGGCCTGCAGGACCTGTGGCGGCGCACGGCGACCCCGCTGAGCGGCGACGCGCGGCGGGTGTTCCGGAAGGCGGTCGAGGACATGACCGCGAGCTGGGTGTGGGAGCTGGCCAACCAGGCGCAGAACCGCATCCCGGACCCGATCGACTACGTCGAGATGCGGCGGCGCACGTTCGGCTCGGACATGACGATGAGCCTGGCCAGGATCACGCACCTGACCGAGGTGCCGCCGGAGCTGTTCGGCACGAGGACGCTGCGTGAGCTGGAGACCGCGGCGCAGGACTACGCGTGCTTCGCGAACGACCTGTTCTCCTACCAGAAGGAGATCGAGTTCGAGGGCGAGCTGCACAACATGGTGCTGGTCGTGGAACACTTCCTCGGCCTGGACCGGCTCGCCGCGCGGGACGTGGTGAACGACCTGATGACGGCACGGATGGGACAGTTCGAGCACATCCTCGCCACGGACCTGCCACAGCTCTTCGAGGACGCCGAACTGGACCAGCCCGCCCGCGACGCGCTCCTCCGCCACGCCGACGAGCTGAAGGACTGGATGTCCGGCATCCTCGAGTGGCACCGCCAGTGCGTGCGCTACACCGAGCCGGAGCTGAAGCGCCTGACCACTCCCGCGGCGCCGGCGTTTCCCGCCGGGCTCGGCATGTCGGCCCTCCGGCTGGCCGACCGTTTCCGGGCCGCCTCGGCCTGA
- a CDS encoding substrate-binding domain-containing protein, translating to MRKSRGLAAVGACLLLAACGTTNENSGSGGGAQGVPERCGADGQYTIGMSQANVAEPYRQRMDDDIRAAAASVPQFTVNFADAAQDNSKQVEQVDNFITQQVDLLIISPNEATPLTAPVKRAYDKGIPVLVLDRKVDGDAYTSFIGADNVDIGRQAGEYFKTTLLPDGGKIGELRGLAGSTPARERHDGFMQGIQGSKIEIVAAQDGDWLRDKGQQQADAILKANPDIQAIYSHNDPMGEGARIAAANAGRPDLPITGIDGLPIESGGLKAVEAGRLSATFIYPTGGQEAIAAAKSILVDCRQVPKTQTLPTKLVTKDNAAATYAELNNGS from the coding sequence ATGAGGAAGTCCCGTGGCCTGGCGGCGGTGGGCGCGTGCCTGCTGCTCGCGGCCTGCGGCACCACGAACGAGAACTCGGGCAGCGGCGGCGGCGCGCAGGGCGTGCCGGAGCGGTGCGGCGCCGACGGGCAGTACACGATCGGGATGAGCCAGGCCAACGTCGCCGAGCCGTACCGGCAGCGGATGGACGACGACATCCGCGCCGCGGCCGCGTCGGTGCCGCAGTTCACCGTCAACTTCGCCGACGCCGCACAGGACAACTCGAAGCAGGTCGAGCAGGTCGACAACTTCATCACCCAGCAGGTCGACCTGCTCATCATCAGCCCCAACGAGGCCACGCCGCTGACCGCGCCGGTGAAACGCGCCTACGACAAGGGGATCCCGGTGCTGGTGCTGGACCGCAAGGTCGACGGCGACGCCTACACGTCGTTCATCGGCGCGGACAACGTCGACATCGGGCGGCAGGCCGGCGAGTACTTCAAGACGACGTTGCTGCCGGACGGCGGGAAGATCGGCGAGTTGCGCGGGCTGGCCGGGTCGACCCCGGCGCGGGAACGGCACGACGGCTTCATGCAGGGCATCCAGGGTTCGAAGATCGAGATCGTGGCCGCGCAGGACGGCGACTGGCTGCGGGACAAGGGCCAGCAGCAGGCCGACGCGATCCTCAAGGCGAACCCGGACATCCAGGCGATCTACTCGCACAACGACCCGATGGGCGAGGGCGCCCGCATCGCCGCCGCGAACGCCGGGCGGCCCGACCTGCCGATCACCGGGATCGACGGGCTGCCGATCGAGTCGGGCGGGCTGAAGGCGGTCGAGGCGGGCCGCCTGTCGGCGACGTTCATCTACCCGACGGGCGGGCAGGAGGCGATCGCCGCGGCGAAGAGCATCCTGGTGGACTGCCGCCAGGTGCCGAAGACGCAGACGCTGCCGACGAAGCTGGTGACGAAGGACAACGCGGCGGCCACGTACGCCGAGCTGAACAACGGTTCCTGA
- the rnhA gene encoding ribonuclease HI: MQEDGPVVDIYTDGACSGNPGPGGWGAVLRYGRHEKELYGGEPGTTTNNRMELMAPIRALEALTRPSVVRVYTDSSYVRNGVTQWMPRWKTNGWQTASREPVKNADLWQRLDAAIGAHEVQWHWVKGHAGHPENERADKLAVRGAKEAAGRG; the protein is encoded by the coding sequence GTGCAGGAGGACGGGCCGGTCGTGGACATCTACACCGACGGCGCGTGCAGCGGGAACCCCGGGCCGGGCGGCTGGGGCGCGGTGCTGCGCTACGGGCGGCACGAGAAGGAGCTCTACGGCGGCGAACCCGGCACGACGACGAACAACCGCATGGAGCTGATGGCGCCGATCCGCGCGCTGGAGGCGCTGACGCGGCCCTCGGTGGTGCGGGTGTACACGGACTCGAGCTACGTCCGCAACGGCGTGACGCAGTGGATGCCGCGCTGGAAGACGAACGGCTGGCAGACGGCGAGCCGCGAGCCGGTGAAGAACGCGGACCTGTGGCAACGCCTCGACGCGGCGATCGGCGCCCACGAGGTGCAGTGGCACTGGGTCAAGGGGCACGCCGGACACCCCGAGAACGAACGAGCCGACAAGCTCGCCGTGCGAGGCGCGAAGGAAGCCGCCGGGCGCGGGTGA
- a CDS encoding mycothiol transferase, with protein sequence MTVADLVIDGFGRVQEVVHEAVDGLTEDQLAERLDADANSIAWLVWHLTRVQDDHIADLAGTPQVWTEQGWHERFGLPFRPGATGYGHRSKDVAAVRAEAKLLTGYHDAVHDSTVAWLGSLREDRLDDVVDEAWDPPVTLGVRLVSILSDDLQHAGQAAFIRGVLERR encoded by the coding sequence ATGACTGTTGCGGACTTGGTGATCGACGGGTTCGGCCGCGTCCAGGAGGTCGTGCACGAGGCCGTCGACGGGCTGACCGAGGACCAGCTGGCCGAGCGCCTCGACGCGGACGCCAACTCGATCGCGTGGCTGGTCTGGCACCTCACGCGCGTGCAGGACGACCACATCGCGGACCTGGCAGGCACGCCGCAGGTGTGGACCGAGCAGGGGTGGCACGAGCGGTTCGGGCTGCCGTTCCGTCCGGGGGCGACGGGCTACGGGCACCGCTCCAAGGACGTCGCCGCGGTGCGCGCGGAGGCCAAACTGCTCACCGGCTACCACGACGCGGTGCACGATTCGACGGTCGCGTGGCTGGGCTCGCTGCGCGAAGACCGGCTGGACGACGTGGTCGACGAGGCGTGGGACCCGCCGGTGACCCTCGGGGTCCGGCTGGTCAGCATCCTCTCCGACGACCTCCAGCACGCCGGGCAGGCCGCGTTCATCCGCGGCGTCCTGGAGCGGCGTTAG
- a CDS encoding MmpS family transport accessory protein: protein MGVVPTVGPGPGPRRPLASSMAVFAALGVVLTVGLTSLLVAGQRSADPSVGSLSGASAPVVAPVAPVPQVSYAVTYELTGGAGALNVTYVAKGADIAQVLETDTPWSVSIERTGPQGSEQYFSLTAQNAGGGTLTCRIIVDGVVVSERSVSAPRGMVRCSKSLP from the coding sequence ATGGGTGTTGTTCCCACCGTGGGTCCCGGGCCGGGACCGCGGCGGCCGCTGGCCAGTTCGATGGCGGTGTTCGCCGCCCTCGGGGTGGTCCTGACGGTCGGCCTCACCTCGCTGCTCGTCGCCGGGCAGCGCTCCGCCGACCCGTCGGTGGGGTCGCTCAGCGGGGCCAGCGCGCCGGTCGTGGCGCCGGTCGCGCCGGTGCCGCAGGTGTCCTACGCCGTGACGTACGAGCTGACGGGCGGCGCCGGTGCGCTGAACGTGACGTACGTGGCGAAGGGCGCCGACATCGCCCAGGTCCTCGAAACGGACACGCCGTGGTCGGTGTCGATCGAGCGCACCGGGCCGCAGGGCTCGGAGCAGTACTTCAGCCTGACGGCGCAGAACGCCGGCGGCGGCACCCTGACGTGCCGCATCATCGTCGACGGGGTCGTGGTGAGCGAGCGGTCCGTGTCGGCGCCGCGGGGCATGGTGCGCTGCTCGAAGTCGCTGCCCTGA
- a CDS encoding MgtC/SapB family protein, producing the protein MFSEPSGQGWQQVGELVLALVLCSLIGLERELKQKSAGLRTHTLVGVGAALFLLVSKYGFTDVLEPGRVVLDPSRVAAQIVSGIGFIGGGLIFVRRDVVRGLTTAAVVWMSVAVGCACAAGLPLLAVVVTAAHFVVVYGYPPLVRLLTRRSPATTTVRLAYRDGEGALRRILELATRSGYSVQQALTDRRDSGGVIDLRMRLLGPRGVDDLLAALAEQPGILAVETGAIDDTSE; encoded by the coding sequence GTGTTTTCCGAACCCTCGGGCCAGGGCTGGCAGCAGGTCGGCGAACTCGTGCTCGCGCTGGTGCTGTGCTCGCTGATCGGCCTGGAACGCGAACTGAAGCAGAAGAGCGCCGGCCTGCGCACGCACACGCTGGTCGGGGTGGGCGCGGCGCTGTTCCTCCTGGTGAGCAAGTACGGCTTCACCGACGTGCTCGAGCCGGGGCGGGTCGTGCTGGACCCGTCGCGGGTGGCGGCGCAGATCGTGTCCGGGATCGGATTCATCGGCGGCGGGCTGATCTTCGTGCGGCGCGACGTGGTGCGCGGCCTGACCACCGCGGCGGTGGTGTGGATGAGCGTGGCGGTGGGCTGCGCGTGCGCCGCCGGGCTGCCGCTCCTGGCGGTGGTCGTCACCGCGGCGCACTTCGTGGTGGTCTACGGCTACCCGCCGCTGGTGCGGCTGCTGACGCGCCGGAGCCCCGCGACGACGACGGTGCGCCTGGCCTACCGGGACGGCGAGGGGGCGCTGCGGCGCATCCTCGAACTGGCGACCCGTTCCGGCTACTCGGTCCAGCAGGCCCTGACCGACCGTCGCGACTCCGGCGGCGTGATCGACCTGAGGATGCGGCTGCTCGGGCCGCGGGGCGTCGACGACCTGCTCGCGGCGCTGGCCGAGCAGCCCGGGATCCTGGCCGTGGAGACCGGCGCGATCGACGATACGAGCGAGTAG
- a CDS encoding FGGY-family carbohydrate kinase: MTDLLLGIDIGTSSSKGVLVTPDGEIVARVSRAHETSCPHPGWVEHDAETVWWQDFLALTRELVAAAGDRKPAALAVSGIGPVLLPADSDGKPLRPAILYGVDTRASREIEELTAELGAESILERAGTALSSQAVGPKWRWLARHEPEVFRRTRLFLMCSSYLVHRLTGEYVLDHHSASQCDPMYDLRAGDWAADWAALCAPGVELPRLVWPTEVAGVVSAAAAAETGLPQGLPVTAGTVDAWAEAASVGVAEPGDTMVMYGTTMFLIQVLADPRPHTGLWTTCGAFPGTYSLAAGMATSGAITDWLRRLVGGDFATLVDQAAKVPPGSRGLLMLPYFAGERTPLFDPDARGVLAGLTTSHGIGEIYRAALEGIAYGVRHNLEAMRDSGGAAGRLVAVGGGTQGGLWTQIVSDVTGADQQVPAETIGAALGDALLAAVAIGTEPDITRWNPVASTVRPDPAAVDTYDRFYARYRELYPSTKDITHFLAEQQRESGH, encoded by the coding sequence GTGACTGATCTGCTGCTCGGCATCGACATCGGGACGTCCAGCTCGAAGGGCGTCCTGGTCACCCCCGACGGCGAGATCGTCGCCCGCGTCTCGCGGGCGCACGAGACGTCGTGCCCGCACCCGGGCTGGGTCGAGCACGACGCGGAAACCGTGTGGTGGCAGGACTTCCTCGCACTGACCCGGGAACTGGTCGCGGCGGCGGGCGATCGGAAGCCGGCCGCGCTGGCGGTGAGCGGCATCGGGCCGGTGCTGCTGCCCGCCGACTCGGACGGCAAGCCGCTGCGGCCCGCCATCCTGTACGGCGTGGACACCCGGGCGTCCCGGGAGATCGAGGAGCTGACCGCCGAACTCGGCGCGGAGTCCATTCTGGAGCGGGCCGGGACGGCGCTGTCGTCGCAGGCGGTCGGCCCGAAGTGGCGCTGGCTCGCCCGCCACGAGCCGGAGGTGTTCCGGCGCACCCGGCTGTTCTTGATGTGCAGTTCCTACCTCGTGCACCGGCTGACCGGCGAGTACGTCCTGGACCACCACTCGGCCAGCCAGTGCGACCCGATGTACGACCTGCGCGCGGGGGACTGGGCCGCGGACTGGGCGGCGCTGTGCGCGCCCGGCGTCGAGTTGCCGCGGCTGGTGTGGCCGACCGAGGTGGCCGGCGTGGTCAGCGCGGCCGCGGCGGCGGAAACCGGTCTGCCCCAAGGTCTCCCGGTCACCGCCGGGACCGTCGACGCGTGGGCCGAGGCCGCCAGCGTCGGCGTCGCCGAGCCGGGCGACACGATGGTCATGTACGGCACCACGATGTTCCTCATCCAGGTGCTGGCCGACCCGCGCCCGCACACCGGCCTGTGGACGACGTGCGGCGCCTTCCCCGGCACGTACTCGCTCGCGGCCGGAATGGCGACCTCCGGCGCGATCACCGACTGGCTGCGCCGTCTCGTCGGCGGCGACTTCGCCACGCTCGTCGACCAGGCCGCGAAGGTGCCGCCGGGCAGCCGGGGCCTGCTGATGCTGCCCTACTTCGCGGGCGAGCGCACGCCGCTGTTCGACCCGGACGCCCGCGGCGTGCTGGCGGGGCTGACCACCTCGCATGGCATCGGCGAGATCTACCGCGCTGCCCTGGAGGGCATCGCCTACGGGGTGCGGCACAACCTGGAGGCCATGCGCGACTCCGGCGGCGCGGCGGGCCGGCTGGTCGCGGTCGGCGGCGGCACGCAGGGCGGGCTGTGGACGCAGATCGTCAGCGACGTGACGGGCGCCGACCAGCAGGTGCCCGCGGAGACGATCGGCGCCGCGCTCGGCGACGCGCTGCTGGCGGCCGTCGCGATCGGCACGGAGCCGGACATCACGCGTTGGAACCCGGTGGCGAGCACGGTTCGCCCGGATCCTGCCGCGGTGGACACCTATGACCGGTTCTACGCGCGGTACCGCGAACTCTACCCCTCCACAAAGGACATAACGCACTTTCTGGCCGAGCAGCAGCGGGAGAGCGGGCACTAG
- a CDS encoding LacI family DNA-binding transcriptional regulator gives MATISDVARRAGVSTATVSRALNGVSTVDPALVARVRAAAEELGYQPNGLARNLRRQETAVLALIISDVENPFFTAIARGVEDVAQTAGYSVVLCNSDESAEKERRYIDVALQERVAGVVISPTDEWAGVEMLLRRGTPVVAVDRPLRAGTGDQVLVDSRAAARAAAEHLLAAGYQRVGCVTGPAGVRTADDRLAGYRDALGRRKRRERRAEYRASGGEAATRALLAEAEPPDALLVANSAMAIGVLEALRAAGLRLGRDVGVVAFDDVPWATLIDPPLTVVAQPAYEIGAEAARLLLARIADGSLPPTATTLEAQLIERGSSHRA, from the coding sequence GTGGCGACCATCAGCGATGTGGCGCGGCGCGCCGGGGTGTCCACGGCCACCGTGTCGCGGGCGCTGAACGGCGTGTCCACAGTGGATCCGGCGCTGGTCGCCAGGGTGCGCGCGGCGGCGGAAGAGCTGGGCTACCAGCCGAACGGGCTCGCGCGGAACCTGCGCAGGCAGGAGACCGCGGTGCTCGCGCTGATCATCTCCGATGTGGAGAACCCGTTCTTCACCGCGATCGCCCGCGGCGTCGAGGACGTGGCGCAGACGGCCGGTTACTCCGTGGTGCTGTGCAATTCAGACGAGAGCGCCGAGAAGGAGCGCCGCTACATCGACGTGGCGCTGCAGGAGCGGGTGGCCGGGGTGGTGATCTCGCCGACCGACGAGTGGGCCGGGGTCGAGATGCTGCTGCGGCGCGGGACCCCGGTCGTCGCGGTGGACCGGCCGCTGCGCGCGGGCACCGGTGATCAGGTGCTGGTCGACAGCCGGGCCGCGGCCAGGGCGGCGGCCGAGCATCTGCTGGCGGCCGGTTACCAGCGGGTCGGGTGTGTGACCGGGCCGGCGGGGGTGCGCACGGCCGACGACCGGCTGGCGGGGTACCGGGACGCGCTCGGGCGGCGGAAGCGGCGCGAGCGGCGGGCCGAGTACCGGGCGTCCGGCGGCGAGGCGGCGACGCGTGCGCTGCTGGCCGAGGCGGAGCCGCCGGACGCGCTGCTGGTGGCCAACAGCGCGATGGCGATCGGCGTGCTGGAGGCGCTGCGGGCGGCCGGCCTGAGGCTGGGGCGGGACGTCGGGGTGGTGGCCTTCGACGACGTCCCCTGGGCGACGCTCATCGACCCGCCGCTGACGGTCGTGGCCCAGCCGGCGTACGAAATCGGAGCGGAAGCGGCGCGGCTGCTGCTGGCCCGGATAGCCGATGGCTCGTTGCCCCCGACCGCGACGACGCTGGAGGCGCAGCTCATCGAGCGGGGCAGCAGCCACCGCGCCTGA